In Cheilinus undulatus linkage group 14, ASM1832078v1, whole genome shotgun sequence, a genomic segment contains:
- the ccr6a gene encoding C-C chemokine receptor type 6a — protein MMMEVTDYGDYSNQSYYDYNSTDYPREEPCNHLKNQSVELVIGPYVHSIICILGFVGNSLVIVTYAFYKRTKSMTDVYLLNVAIADLVFVVLLPLIVYNELTAWSMGPVACKLLRGSYSVNLYSGMLLLACISTDRYIAIVQARRSFRLRSLQYSRLICTIVWVFALLLSVPSFYFYNRYDASPSESFFITEEMDWVPDFEPSHYVCEFKFMDTTIAKKARVAIPSTQLAVGFFLPLLIMVFCYTAVIITLLKAKNFQRHKAVRVVLVVVAVFVICHLPYNVTLLYDTITMFGEMTCEDSDALLTAKTVTQTIAYLHCCLNPVLYAFVGVKFRNHFRRIVRDVWCLGKRYIAPRRFSRTTSEVFMSTRRSVDGTSENGSSFTM, from the coding sequence ATGATGATGGAGGTCACCGACTATGGAGATTATTCCAACCAATCATATTATGACTACAATTCCACAGATTATCCGAGAGAAGAACCATGTAATCACCTGAAGAACCAGAGTGTTGAGCTTGTGATTGGTCCTTATGTCCACTCCATCATCTGCATCCTGGGCTTCGTGGGGAACAGTCTGGTGATCGTCACCTACGCCTTCTACAAGAGGACAAAGTCCATGACTGACGTCTACCTGCTCAACGTGGCCATTGCAGACCTGGTGTTTGTGGTGTTACTGCCTCTCATCGTCTACAACGAGCTGACGGCGTGGTCCATGGGGCCGGTCGCCTGCAAGCTACTGCGTGGCTCCTACAGCGTCAACCTCTACAGCGGCATGCTGCTGCTCGCCTGCATCAGCACTGACCGCTACATTGCCATCGTCCAGGCCCGCCGCAGCTTCAGACTGCGCTCTCTGCAGTACAGTCGCCTCATCTGCACCATCGTCTGGGTCTTTGCCTTACTGCTGTCCGTCCCTTCCTTCTACTTTTACAACCGGTATGATGCATCTCCCAGTGAGAGCTTCTTTATCACTGAGGAGATGGACTGGGTTCCGGACTTTGAGCCTTCTCATTATGTCTGTGAGTTCAAGTTCATGGACACCACTATAGCCAAGAAAGCAAGGGTGGCGATACCCAGCACCCAGCTGGCTGTGGGTTTCTTCCTGCCACTGCTCATCATGGTCTTCTGCTACACCGCCGTCATCATCACCCTGCTCAAAGCCAAAAACTTTCAGCGGCACAAGGCGGTGCGGGTGGTGCTGGTGGTAGTGGCGGTGTTCGTCATCTGCCACCTTCCCTACAACGTCACACTGCTGTATGACACCATCACCATGTTTGGAGAAATGACATGTGAAGACTCAGATGCCTTACTCACAGCCAAGACAGTGACGCAAACCATTGCCTACCTGCACTGCTGCCTGAACCCGGTCCTGTACGCCTTTGTGGGGGTGAAGTTCAGAAACCATTTCAGGAGGATCGTCCGGGATGTTTGGTGTCTGGGGAAGAGGTACATCGCACCACGACGCTTCTCCAGGACCACCTCAGAGGTTTTCATGTCCACACGCCGTTCGGTTGACGGAACCAGTGAAAATGGCTCGTCTTTCACCATGTGA